From one Rhodamnia argentea isolate NSW1041297 chromosome 1, ASM2092103v1, whole genome shotgun sequence genomic stretch:
- the LOC115751332 gene encoding increased DNA methylation 3-like: MAQTVNAAAPSTAAPAGEDMMTNDQHFLLTIILGIYFGPHLKGERPPYKSAMQRVHERLPHYTSNQLAGSKMMVAQIMHVYYYILRKASQSVVVAPPLLLKFFSNTLPTKVLGTGSNYPRFNDLFPTDLHPCSYVEERFIAIDNIMFSDAPSTSYLREEVVTSFKSLTGLQEFILEKDAANLPIYVTDEAFYEVVAREEHSEGLSHFFVPPGSHSRKRMSNVALDVMPLRRVPYEGSPSSKSSRFSGECKTNFKAQLAAKVVFSPLSTAEMQCRGTVAASSAGVRLVGNVDVGLAESKDCYLFQVSLPGVRRDQKGNNEFLLNFLLDAAAFSCELDMSGEVLIEGETATDGKVVEGKAGNLCLSGHFSLCFQLPGCVDPRQSNCNFGTDGIFEGVVKKLIDY; the protein is encoded by the exons ATGGCTCAAACGGTGAATGCTGCTGCGCCATCCACAGCTGCTCCTGCAGGCGAAGACATGATGACTAATGACCAGCACTTCCTCCTGACCATCATTCTGGGAATATACTTTGGGCCTCATCTCAAAGGGGAAAGGCCACCCTACAAGTCGGCGATGCAGAGAGTGCACGAGAGATTGCCACACTACACTTCCAATCAGCTGGCTGGGTCCAAGATGATGGTGGCCCAAATAATGCACGTGTACTACTACATCCTCAGAAAGGCCAGTCAATCAGTTGTAGTGGCCCCGCCTTTGTTGCTCAAGTTCTTCAGCAACACCCTTCCGACCAAAGTCCTTGGTACTGGTAGCAACTACCCTCGGTTCAATGACCTCTTTCCGACTGACCTGCACCCTTGCTCGTATGTCGAAGAGCGATTTATCGCAATAGACAACATCATGTTCAGTGATGCTCCGAGCACATCTTACCTCAGGGAAGAGGTTGTTACGTCGTTTAAGAGTTTGACTGGGCTGCAGGAGTTCATTCTGGAGAAGGATGCTGCCAACCTACCCATTTATGTCACGGACGAGGCATTCTATGAAGTGGTAGCACGAGAGGAACATTCAGAGGGACTATCTCATTTTTTCGTGCCTCCTGGTTCTCACAGTAGAAAACGGATGAGTAATGTGGCTCTCGATGTGATGCCTCTTCGAAGGGTTCCATATGAAGGCTCACCCTCCTCGAAGTCATCACGGTTCTCTGGAGAATGCAAAACTAACTTCAAGGCTCAACTTGCTGCTAAGGTGGTGTTTTCTCCGCTCAGTACGGCGGAGATGCAATGTCGAGGTACCGTTGCTGCCTCCAGTGCTGGAGTCAGACTGGTTGGGAATGTGGACGTCGGGCTTGCGGAGTCCAAGGACTGTTACCTGTTCCAGGTGTCACTTCCAGGGGTCAGAAGAGACCAAA AAGGTAATAACGAATTTCTCTTAAACTTCCTTTTAGATGCTGCAGCATTTAGTTGTGAACTCGACATGAGTGGTGAGGTCTTAATAGAAGGAGAGACTGCCACGGATGGGAAGGTGGTTGAGGGCAAAGCAGGAAACCTTTGTCTGTCCGGACACTTCTCTCTGTGTTTTCAGCTGCCCGGTTGTGTCGATCCCAGACAGTCCAACTGCAACTTCGGCACAGATGGGATCTTCGAAGGAGTTGTGAAGAAGCTGATCGACTACTGA
- the LOC115732768 gene encoding alpha-galactosidase A-like: MRVTDLPNKLWWLFLLTYTLQWWTYDGGNNLGEASGKTKFLFFSVSSEQHASTPPRGWNSYDSFSWIISEAEFLQNAQILSQKLHAQGYEYAVVDYLWYRRKVPGASADSLGFDVIDEWGRMIPDPDRWPSSRDGKGFTEVANKVHSMGLKFGIHVMRGISTQAVNANSPILDTTTGRAYEESGRVWKAQDIGLKEKACAWMQHGFMSVNTDLGAGKAFLRSLYQQYASWGVDFIKNDCVFGDDLNVNEITYISEVLKELDRPILYSLSPGTSVTPDMAKAVSGLSNMYRITGDDWDTWADVAAHFDVARDFAAAKMIGSGGLLGTSWPDLDMLPLGYLTDPGSNEGPHRTCRLTIQEQRTQVTLWSIAKSPLMFGGDLRNIDDTTFGLITNPTLLEINSYSSNNVEFPYIQGAGPGGRKHGLSRMYPTSVEESEVEVLGLTTCEDPKASRWLVEELDKDSERICWKGNMEGRHGEPFCLSKRNPLIEQDEETMYGSRYQGSLHLSASKDIELCLDASPKRKITSSEPARGSFSRCTLNANQMWEFHSNGTLISSYSGLCAKMKKVKANAGAAGARSWIASGRSGEIYLAFFNLNSYDMTISALVSDLGKALPGRTVSACTGKEIWSGTEISRPTLYSVSIRVEAHDCALYVLNCR; the protein is encoded by the exons ATGCGAGTTACCGACTTACCTAATAAGCTCTGGTGGCTCTTTCTGCTGACTTATACTCTGCAATGGTGGACTTATGATGGAGGAAACAATCTGG GTGAAGCAAGTGGTAAGACTAAATTCCTATTTTTCAGTGTCTCGTCTGAACAGCATGCTAGCACCCCGCCAAGAGGTTGGAATTCTTATGATTCCTTTTCCTGGATCATCTCCGAAGCAGAGTTTCTGCAAAATGCCCAGATCCTTTCCCAGAAGCTACATGCTCAAGGATATGAG TATGCAGTTGTCGACTACCTTTGGTACCGAAGAAAAGTGCCAGGCGCCAGCGCTGATTCACTGGGATTCGATGTCATTGACGAATGGGGAAGGATGATCCCCGACCCAGATCGATGGCCTTCGTCTAGGGATGGGAAAGGGTTCACCGAAGTCGCAAACAAAGTCCATAGCATGGGTCTGAAGTTCGGTATACATGTCATGAGAGGAATTAGCACGCAAGCTGTCAATGCTAACTCTCCTATCCTGGATACCACCACG GGACGTGCATACGAAGAGTCCGGTCGGGTTTGGAAAGCACAAGATATAGGGCTGAAGGAAAAGGCTTGTGCTTGGATGCAACATGGATTCATGAGTGTAAATACCGACTTAGGAGCAGGAAAAGCCTTCTTGAGGTCACTTTATCAGCAATATGCATCGTGGGGCGTCGATTTCA TTAAAAATGACTGTGTATTTGGTGACGACCTGAATGTAAATGAGATCACCTACATCTCCGAG GTTCTAAAGGAGCTTGACCGTCCCATCCTGTATTCTCTGTCTCCTGGAACTAGTGTGACACCAGATATGGCAAAGGCAGTTAGCGGATTGAGCAACATGTACAGAATTACTGGGGATGATTGGGATACATGGGCAGATGTTGCGGCACATTTTGATGTTGCAAG GGACTTCGCCGCTGCCAAAATGATTGGCTCCGGTGGCTTGTTGGGGACATCGTGGCCTGACCTTGACATGCTACCACTGGGATATCTCACTGATCCAG GTTCAAATGAAGGCCCTCATAGGACATGTAGGCTTACCATCCAGGAGCAAAGAACTCAG GTGACTTTGTGGTCAATCGCCAAGTCCCCCCTCATGTTTGGTGGAGATTTGAGGAACATTGATGATACAACTTTCGGTCTTATCACCAATCCCACTCTGCTTGAGATAAATTCCTACAGCTCAAACAATGTGGAG TTCCCATATATCCAAGGGGCGGGTCCAGGAGGTAGAAAACACGGGCTGTCTAGAATGTACCCGACAAGTGTGGAAGAATCCGAGGTAGAGGTTTTGGGTCTGACTACTTGCGAAGATCCAAAAGCAAGCAGATGGCTGGTCGAAGAGCTGGACAAAGATTCGGAACGGATCTGCTGGAAAGGGAACATGGAGGGCAGACATGGAGAACCTTTTTGCCTGTCCAAGAGAAATCCTTTAATCGAACA AGATGAAGAAACAATGTATGGGAGCCGATATCAGGGATCACTGCATTTATCAGCTTCCAAAGATATCGAGCTCTGCCTAGATGCTTCTCCAAAACGCAAAATCACATCTAGTGAGCCTGCAAGAGGCTCATTTTCCCGCTGCACGTTGAATGCTAATCAA ATGTGGGAGTTTCACAGTAACGGGACGCTGATCAGCAGCTACTCTGGACTATGCGCTAAAATGAAGAAAGTCAAAG CTAATGCTGGTGCAGCAGGAGCTCGCTCCTGGATCGCTTCTGGAAGATCGG GAGAAATATATCTGGCCTTTTTCAACCTGAACTCATACGACATGACGATATCCGCGCTAGTCTCCGACCTGGGCAAGGCACTTCCCGGTCGGACCGTCAGCGCTTGTACAGGCAAAGAAATATGGAGCGGCACTGAGATCAGCCGCCCGACGCTGTACTCGGTATCAATACGGGTGGAAGCACATGATTGTGCCCTATATGTCCTCAACTGTCGTTAA